One region of Fusobacterium periodonticum 1_1_41FAA genomic DNA includes:
- a CDS encoding bifunctional 5,10-methylenetetrahydrofolate dehydrogenase/5,10-methenyltetrahydrofolate cyclohydrolase has product MLMDGKELAKDIKIKLKNEIDDIKRIYGVTPAVASILVGDDPASQVYVNSQIKSYQDLGIAVHKYSFSKEISEAYLLNLIDKLNKDTEVDGIMINLPLPPQINATKVLNRIKLIKDVDGFKAENLGLLFQNSEDFISPSTPAGIMALIEGYNIDLEGKDVVVVGRSNIVGKPVAALVLNNHGTVTICNSHTKNLAEKTKNADVLISAVGKPKFITEDMVKEGAVVIDVGINRVNGKLEGDVDFENVQKKTSYITPVPGGVGALTVAMLLSNILKSFKANRGII; this is encoded by the coding sequence ATGTTAATGGATGGTAAAGAGTTAGCTAAAGATATTAAAATAAAGCTAAAAAATGAAATAGATGATATCAAAAGAATTTATGGTGTTACTCCAGCTGTTGCCTCTATCTTAGTTGGAGATGACCCTGCTTCTCAAGTCTATGTCAATTCACAAATAAAATCATATCAAGATTTAGGGATAGCAGTTCATAAATACTCTTTTAGTAAAGAAATATCTGAGGCTTATCTTTTAAACTTGATTGATAAATTAAATAAAGATACTGAGGTTGATGGTATAATGATAAACTTACCTCTACCTCCTCAAATAAATGCTACAAAAGTATTAAATAGGATTAAATTAATAAAAGATGTTGATGGATTTAAGGCTGAAAATCTAGGTCTATTATTCCAAAACAGTGAGGATTTTATATCTCCATCAACTCCAGCAGGTATAATGGCCTTAATAGAAGGTTATAACATTGATTTAGAAGGTAAAGATGTAGTTGTTGTCGGAAGAAGTAATATCGTTGGTAAACCTGTTGCTGCTTTGGTTTTAAATAATCATGGAACTGTTACTATTTGTAATAGTCACACTAAAAATTTAGCAGAAAAAACTAAAAATGCTGATGTCTTGATTTCAGCTGTAGGAAAACCTAAATTTATCACAGAGGATATGGTAAAAGAAGGGGCAGTAGTTATTGATGTAGGTATAAATAGAGTTAATGGAAAATTAGAAGGAGATGTTGACTTTGAGAATGTTCAAAAGAAAACATCATATATTACTCCTGTGCCAGGTGGAGTTGGAGCTTTAACTGTGGCAATGTTGCTTTCAAATATATTAAAATCATTTAAAGCAAACAGAGGAATTATTTAA
- a CDS encoding ACT domain-containing protein has protein sequence MAAKSKDKDNKEFYIVDKRILPKSIQNVIKVNDLILKTKMSKYSAIKKVGISRSTYYKYKDFIKPFYEGGEDKVYSLHLSLKDRVGILSDVLDVIAKEKISILTVVQNMAVDGVAKSTILIKLTQSMLKKVDKIISKIGKLEGIADIRISGSN, from the coding sequence GTGGCTGCAAAATCAAAAGATAAGGACAATAAAGAATTTTATATTGTTGACAAGAGAATTTTACCTAAATCTATTCAAAATGTAATAAAGGTTAATGATTTAATATTAAAGACTAAAATGTCTAAATACAGTGCTATAAAGAAGGTTGGAATAAGTAGAAGTACTTATTATAAATATAAAGACTTCATAAAACCATTTTATGAAGGTGGAGAAGATAAAGTTTACAGCTTACATCTATCATTAAAAGATAGAGTTGGAATTTTATCTGATGTTTTAGATGTAATTGCTAAAGAGAAAATAAGTATACTAACAGTAGTTCAAAATATGGCAGTTGATGGAGTAGCAAAATCAACTATACTTATTAAGCTAACTCAAAGTATGTTAAAGAAAGTTGATAAAATTATATCTAAAATTGGTAAACTAGAAGGTATTGCAGATATTAGAATATCAGGAAGTAATTAA